In one Balaenoptera musculus isolate JJ_BM4_2016_0621 chromosome 2, mBalMus1.pri.v3, whole genome shotgun sequence genomic region, the following are encoded:
- the ZNF609 gene encoding zinc finger protein 609 isoform X6: MESPVSTPAVLPLHLLVPVANNDIASPCEQIMVRTRSVGVNTCDVALATEPECLGPCEPGTSVNLEGIVWQETEDGMLVVNVTWRNKTYVGTLLDCTRHDWAPPRFCDSPTSDLEMRNGRGRGKRMRPNSNTPVNETATASDSKGTSSSSKTRAGANSKGRRGSQNSSEHRPAASSTSEDVKASPSSANKRKNKPLSDMELNSSSEDSKGSKRVRTNSMGSATGPLPGTKVEPTVLDRNCPSPVLIDCPHPNCNKKYKHINGLKYHQAHAHTDDDSKPEADGDSEYGEEPTLHADLGSCNGASVSQKGSLSPARSATPKVRLIEPHSPSPSSKFSTKGLCKKKLSGEGDTDLGALSNDGSDDGPSVMDETSNDAFDSLERKCMEKEKCKKPSSLKPEKIPSKSLKSARPIAPAIPPQQIYTFQTATFTAASPGSSSGLTTTVVQAMPNSPQLKPIQPKPTVMGEPFTVNPALTPAKDKKKKDKKKKESSKELESPLTPGKVCRAEEGKSPFRESSGEGMKMEVLLNGSSDPHQSRLASIKAEADKIYSFTDNAPSPSIGGCSRLDSTTPTQPMTPLHVVTQNGAEASSVKTNSPAYSDISDAGEDGEGKVESVKSKDPEQLVKDGAKKTLFPPQPQSKDSPYYQGFESYYSPSYTQSSPGALNPSSQAGVESQALKTKKDEEPESIEGKVKNDACEEKKPELSSSSQQPSVIQQRPNMYMQSLYYNQYAYVPPYGYSDQSYHTHLLSTNTAYRQQYEEQQKRQSLEQQQRGLDKKAEMGLKEREAALKEEWKQKPSVPPSLTKAPSLTDLVKSGPGKAKEQGADPAKSVIIPKLDDSSKLPSQAPEGLKVKLSEASHLGKEASEAKTGAECGRQAEMDPILWYRQEAEPRMWTYVYPAKYSDIKSEDERWKEERDRKLKEERSRSKDSVPKEDGKESTSSDCKLPTSEESRLGSKEPRPSVHVPVSSPLTQHQSYIPYMHGYSYSQSYDPNHPSYRGMPAVMMQNYPGSYLPSSYSFSPYGSKVSGGEDADKARASPSVSCKSSSESKALDLLQQHASHYKSKSPTISDKTSQERDRGGCGVVGGGGSCSSVGGAGGGERNVDRPRTSPSQRLMSTHHHHHHLGYSLLPAQYNLPYAAGLSSTAIVASQQGSTPSLYPPPRR, encoded by the exons GGATGTTGGTGGTGAATGTAACATGGAGGAACAAGACTTACGTAGGTACACTTCTTGACTGCACACGACATGATTGGGCACCCCCCAG GTTCTGTGACTCTCCCACCAGTGACTTGGAAATGCGCAATGGTCGGGGTAGAGGCAAACGCATGCGTCCCAACAGTAACACACCTGTCAATGAGACAGCCACAGCCTCTGACAGCAAAGGGACCAGCAGTAGCAGCAAAACCCGAGCAGGAGCCAACAGCAAAGGCCGTCGGGGCAGCCAGAATTCTTCAGAACATCGCCCAGCTGCCAGCAGCACCTCTGAGGATGTCAAGGCCAGCCCTTCCTCAGCTAATAAGCGGAAAAACAAACCCCTTTCAGACATGGAGCTGAATTCTAGCTCAGAGGACTCCAAAGGGAGCAAGCGTGTCCGTACTAATTCCATGGGCTCAGCCACTGGCCCCCTCCCTGGGACCAAAGTGGAACCCACTGTTCTAGACAGAAATTGTCCTTCCCCAGTCCTGATTGACTGTCCCCACCCAAACTGCAACAAAAAGTACAAGCACATCAATGGACTTAAGTACCACCAAGCTCATGCCCATACAGATGACGACAGCAAGCCAGAAGCAGATGGAGACAGTGAGTACGGAGAGGAGCCCACCCTACATGCAGACCTCGGGAGCTGCAATGGTGCATCTGTCTCACAAAAAGGTTCCTTGTCCCCTGCCCGCTCCGCTACCCCCAAAGTTCGGCTCATAGAGCCCCATAGCCCTTCTCCTTCAAGCAAATTCAGCACAAAAGGCCTCTGTAAGAAAAAGTTGAGTGGGGAAGGGGACACAGATCTCGGGGCCTTATCCAATGATGGCTCTGATGATGGACCCTCAGTAATGGATGAAACAAGCAATGATGCCTTTGATTCTTTGGAAAGGAAgtgtatggaaaaagaaaaatgtaaaaagcccTCTAGTTTGAAACCTGAAAAGATTCCTTCCAAAAGTTTAAAGTCAGCCCGGCCCATTGCCCCTGCCATCCCCCCACAGCAAATTTACACCTTCCAGACGGCCACCTTCACAGCAGCAAGCCCAGGTTCCTCCTCAGGCTTGACCACCACAGTGGTCCAGGCCATGCCCAACAGCCCCCAACTGAAGCCCATTCAGCCCAAGCCCACTGTGATGGGAGAACCTTTCACAGTCAACCCTGCCTTGACTCCAGCcaaggacaagaaaaagaaagacaaaaaaaagaaggaatcttcAAAGGAACTTGAAAGTCCTCTGACCCCTGGGAAGGTATGTCGAGCAGAAGAAGGCAAAAGTCCATTCAGGGAATCATCAGGAGAGGGGATGAAGATGGAGGTGCTCCTAAATGGCTCCTCAGACCCCCACCAGAGCCGACTGGCTAGCATCAAGGCGGAAGCTGACAAGATCTACAGCTTCACGGACAATGCTCCCAGCCCTTCAATTGGAGGCTGTAGCCGCCTAGATAGCACTACCCCTACCCAGCCCATGACCCCCTTACATGTAGTGACCCAGAATGGGGCTGAAGCCAGCTCAGTCAAAACCAACAGCCCTGCATACTCCGACATCTCTGAtgctggggaggatggggagggcaaAGTGGAAAGCGTCAAATCAAAGGACCCTGAACAGTTGGTTAAGGACGGGGCCAAGAAAACCCTTTTCCCCCCTCAGCCACAGAGCAAAGACTCACCATATTACCAAGGCTTTGAGAGTTACTACTCTCCGAGTTACACACAATCCAGCCCAGGGGCTCTGAACCCCAGCAGCCAGGCAGGAGTGGAGAGCCAGGCCCTGAAGACAAAAAAGGATGAGGAGCCTGAGAGCATAGAGGGAAAAGTGAAGAACGATGCCTGCGAGGAAAAGAAACCAGAGCTGAGCAGTTCCAGTCAGCAGCCCTCCGTCATCCAGCAGCGTCCCAACATGTACATGCAGTCCCTGTACTACAACCAGTATGCCTATGTGCCCCCCTATGGCTACAGCGACCAGAGCTACCACACCCACCTCCTGAGCACTAACACCGCTTACCGGCAGCAGTATGAAGAACAGCAGAAACGGCAGAGCTTGGAGCAGCAGCAGCGGGGACTGGATAAGAAGGCAGAGATGGGCCTGAAGGAGCGGGAGGCAGCACTCAAGgaagaatggaaacaaaagccGTCAGTTCCACCAAGTCTCACCAAGGCCCCCAGCCTGACAGACCTGGTGAAGTCAGGACCCGGGAAGGCCAAGGAGCAAGGGGCTGACCCTGCCAAATCAGTCATTATTCCCAAGTTGGATGACTCTTCCAagctccccagccaggccccGGAAGGACTTAAAGTAAAGCTGAGTGAGGCCAGCCACCTAGGCAAGGAGGCCTCTGAGGCAAAGACAGGTGCCGAGTGTGGCCGACAGGCAGAGATGGATCCAATACTCTGGTACCGACAG GAAGCAGAGCCCCGGATGTGGACATATGTTTATCCTGCCAAGTACTCAGACATCAAGTCAGAGGATGAGCGGTGGAAGGAGGAGCGGGACCGCaaactgaaggaggaaaggagtcGGAGTAAGGACTCTGTTCCCaaggaggatgggaaggaaagcACAAGTAGTGACTGCAAGCTGCCCACGTCTGAGGAATCCCGCCTCGGGAGCAAGGAGCCCCGACCAAGTGTCCACGTGCCTGtgtcctctcccctcacccagcACCAGTCCTACATCCCCTACATGCACGGCTACTCCTACAGCCAGTCCTATGACCCCAACCACCCCAGCTACCGGGGCATGCCTGCCGTGATGATGCAGAACTACCCAG GTTCCTACCTGCCTTCCAGCTACTCTTTCTCCCCGTATGGCAGCAAGGTCTCAGGGGGTGAAGATGCTGACAAGGCACGAGCCAGCCCCAGTGTCAGTTGTAAATCCAGCTCAGAGTCCAAAGCCCTGGACCTCTTGCAGCAGCATGCCAGTCATTACAAGAGCAAGTCTCCCACG ATAAGTGATAAAACTTCTCAGGAGAGAGATCGGGGAGGTTGTGGGGTGGTTGGGGGTGGTGGCAGCTGTAGCAGCGTCGGGGGAGCAGGCGGGGGTGAAAGGAATGTTGACCGGCCCCGAACCTCCCCTTCTCAGCGCCTGATGTctacacaccaccaccaccaccacttggGGTACTCATTGCTCCCAGCACAGTACAACTTACCCTATGCAGCAG GGCTTTCTTCTACAGCCATTGTTGCCAGCCAGCAAGGCTCGACTCCTTCACTCTACCCACCCCCCCGGAGGTGA